The Ornithinimicrobium sufpigmenti genome includes the window GTGCCGCAGCCGGACCCGCTCGGTGATGCCGTGCTCGGCAGCGGTCTGCCGGAGGTAGTCGAGGATCTGTGCCCCGGACCCGATCGCCTCCTGCTCGCGCCACGGGGCGAAGGGGTAGGCGAGGGTGAACATGTCGGAGTCGGACCGCACCCCCGGGTAGCGGAAGAGGCTCCACGTGCCGCCCAGGTCGTCCCGGGCCTCGAGGACCTCCAGGCGCAGGTGCGGCAGGGCCGTGCGCAGCCGGTGCGCGGCGCCGATCCCGGACAGCCCCGCCCCGACGACCACGACGTCGACGTCCACCGGCGCGCCGAGGTCGGCCAGCCCTGTCATCCGCGCGCCGACCCCAGCGACGCCTGCACGCCGGCCAGCAGCGCGACGCGGTCCCGGCGCCCTTCCGGGGTGGGCAGCAGGACGTGCACGTGCGGGGACCCTTCCGCCACCTGGACGGTGATGTCGGTCCCGGCCTCCCGGCAGCGACGCTCCAGGACCGCGACGTCGGGCCAGCAGATGTCCCGGGTGCCGGAGTAGACCTGGATCGGCGGCAGCCCGGAGAGGTCGCCGAAGACCGGGCTGACCCTCGGGTCCTGCAGGTCGAGGTCGCCGGCCCAGGCCTCCAGCAGCGGCGCGGTGCCGGCCCGGGAGAGCCACGGGTCGGAGGGCTCCACCTCCGCGATGGCAGGGTTGGACTGGCTCAGGTCGAGGGCCGGGCTGATCAGGGTCACGCCGACGAGCCGGGGGTCGCCGCGCAGGTGCTGGGCGGCCAGCAGGGCGATGGCGCCACCGGCGGAGTCACCGGCGAGGTGGATGCGCACGCTCGCCGGGCCGTCCCCCTCCCGGCGGGTGACGAGCTCCACCACCGCGTCGACCAGCGCGAAGACCTCCTCGCCCGTGTGCTGGGGCGCACGGCCGTAGTGCGGCACGTACACCGGCGCGCCGGTCGCGTCCGCGAGGTCGCCGATCAACCGCCAGTGCTGTCGGGCGATGCCGTGCACGAAGGCGCCGCCGTGGAAGTAGACGACCGCGGCCCTCGGAACGGATGGCCCCGGGGTCGTCGTCGTGGTCGTCGTCGGGGTCGTCGTCGGGGTCGTCGCCCTGGGAGCCGGCCGCACCCGGTCGAGGGCGGGCCGGCCGGGGACCGGCAGGGCGTGCCGGCGCACCCGGGCGCGCAGCGGGGCCGGGGGTGGAGCCGGCGGCTTCCCGCGGGTCAGCGAGCGCAGCCCGCGTGCGCGGGTGGCGGTGGCCGGGTGCAGGGCCAGGCGCAGATAGGTCACGACGCCTCGGTTCTGCCAGCTGGTCACGGGTGCGACGTTAGCGTTCGACGTGAACGTTCGACCTGAGCGGCCGACGTGAGCGCACCACCGTGGGACCTCCTACCCTGGTCCGATGCCGACATCACCCACCTGGCCGGAGCACGCGATCTTCTGGCACGTCTACCCGCTCGGGTT containing:
- a CDS encoding alpha/beta hydrolase fold domain-containing protein, giving the protein MTSWQNRGVVTYLRLALHPATATRARGLRSLTRGKPPAPPPAPLRARVRRHALPVPGRPALDRVRPAPRATTPTTTPTTTTTTTPGPSVPRAAVVYFHGGAFVHGIARQHWRLIGDLADATGAPVYVPHYGRAPQHTGEEVFALVDAVVELVTRREGDGPASVRIHLAGDSAGGAIALLAAQHLRGDPRLVGVTLISPALDLSQSNPAIAEVEPSDPWLSRAGTAPLLEAWAGDLDLQDPRVSPVFGDLSGLPPIQVYSGTRDICWPDVAVLERRCREAGTDITVQVAEGSPHVHVLLPTPEGRRDRVALLAGVQASLGSARG